TAGGCGTTGACCGCCGAGTCGGCATCGGCGATGCGGCGTAGCGCTGCCTCGGTGGCCTCCACCGGGGACAGCTCACCGGCGGCGTAGCCGGTGAGTAGTTCGGTGGCGGTGAGGTCGGCGGCCGTTCGTTCGGCCGGCTGGGTGTTGGCCATCAGTGCTCCGTTCCGCTGACATAACCCCGTTGCTTGTCAACCACGTTGCGCAGCTGTGTGCCCTCGGTGTAGCTGCGCAGATTGTCGAGGAACAGGTCGACGAGTTCGTCGACCCAGCCGACGGTGTCGCCGGACATGTGCGGGGAGACGAGCACGTTGGGCATCTCCCACAGTGGCGAGGTCTGCGGCAGCGGCTCGGTCTCGAAGACGTCCAGCGCCGCACCGGCCAGCTGCTCGGCTCGCAGCGCGTCGACTAGGTCGTTTTCAACGACGAGTTCGCCGCGGCCCACGTTGATCAGCCGTGCGGTGGCACGGAAGTGGGCGAGGATTTCGGCGTCGATGAGCCCCTTGGTCTGGTCGGTCAGCGGGGCGGCGAGCACGACGTAGTCGAAGGCGCCGATGACGTGGACGAGGTCGCCGGAGGCGTGCACGTCGCCGAAGTCGGGGTCGCCGCTTCGTCCTACGCGGCCGACGCCGGCCACCGACAGCCCGGCGGCCGAGAGCTGGCGGGCGATGGCCCGGCCGATCGGTCCGGTGCCCACGACCAGTGCGTTCTTGCCCGCGACGCGTTCGGTCACGCGGTGCCGCCACTGCTTGCGGTCCTGTAGCCGCAGCGTGGTGTGCATGTCCTTGGCGAAGGTGAGTACGGTGCCGAGGACGTACTCGGCCATCGGCCGGTCGAAGACCCCGCGGGAGTTGGTCAGCAGCACCTGGGATTCCTGCAACGCGGGGAATAGCAACCGGTCCACGCCGGCGCTGGCGGCGTGCACCCAGCGCAGCGCGTCGGCGTACGGCCACGCGTCGGCGACCGCTTCGGTGCGGAAGTCCCAGACGAACAGCACATCGGTGCCGGGCAGGGCGGCGGGCAGCTCGTCGTCGGCGGCGTAGCGGAGGCTGGCGTGGGCTTCGATGCGGGCCATTTCCGCCGGTGGTTTGCCACCGTGCAGTACGACGACCGTGGGATTGCGGTTGATCATGACCTGACCTTAGGTGCTGGTGGGCATCGGGTCCGGACAGTGGCGATCGTCGGGCGTGCCGGTTAAAAGTGTGTTTCCTGGCCGCTGAACGCCGAAAGTGCGTTCAGGCCAGGGCATTGACACGCTATGAAGCGTTCGTAGGATTGTCAACAATCCACGGGTACCCTCGCCTACTAGGCGTATCCCAACCTCGCGCGGCCGGACCGGGCGGGGGCGGGACCGGCGGAGATGAGCCCAACCTTCCCCACTCCTGCGAACGGAAGATCACGATGCCCAGGTATCTGTCGATCACGCTGGAAAAGCGCGGTGTGTCCTGCGTGGCCGAACTGCTCGACAAGGACGCACCCCGGACCTGCGAGGCGGTGTGGCAAGCGCTGCCCCAGGTCGGGCCGGTACACCACGCCAAGTACGCGCGTAACGAGATCTACACGATGGTGCCGCGCTTTGCGGCAGAGGAACCCGGGCAGGAAAACCCGACGGTCACGCCGATCCCGGGCGATGTCGTGTACTTCTCCTTCCACGGCGGCATGCTCGACCGGGAGTTCAAAGAGGAGAAGAACATCCACGAGCTGCCCGGCGTGATCGACCTGGCCATTTTCTACGGGCGCAACAACCTGCTGCTCAACGGCGATGTGGGCTGGGTGCCGGGCAACGTGTACGCGAGCATCGTCGAGGGGCTGGACCGGATGGCCGAGGCGTGCAACGACGTCTGGCGATCCGGCAGCGTTGGCGAGACCCTCCGCTACGACCGCTACCAGGGCTGACGGGGGGACACATGCCGCCTGACTTCCTCGGGGCGGTATCGGGCCCGGAGCCGCAACGCGGCGTGGGAGTGATCGCCCCGTTCGACTTGGCGCTGGACCGCGAATTGTGGCGGTGGACCCCGGCGACTGTCTCGCTGTATGTGACGCGCACGGCATTCGTGCCGGTGCCCGTGACCGTCGAGCAGGCCAGCCTGGTCAGCGATGAGGCGTCGGTGCACGGCGCGACCCGTGACCTGCTGGTCCCGGAGCCGGAGGTGGTGGCCTATGCGTGCACCTCCGGCAGCTTCGTCAACGGGGCGACCGGGGAGCGCGGGTTGGTCGAGGTGATGCTGCAGGCAGGTGCGCCCGCCGCGGTGACCGCCTCCGGTGCGCTGGTGCAGGCCCTGCACATGCTGGACATCGACCGGATCTCGATCGCCACGCCGTATGTGGAGAGCGTGACCGAGCGGCTGCACGGCTTCCTCGGCGAGCACGGCATCGACGTGGTCACCAGTGTCGGTCTGGGCCTGCTCGGCCAGATCTGGAAGGTCAACTACCGGCAGGTGGTGGACATCGTGCGTTCGGCCGACCGTCCGGAGGCCGAGGCGATGTTCATCAGCTGCACCAACCTGCCGACCTACGACATCATCGGACCGTTGGAGCGGGAGCTGGGCAAGCCGGTGTTGACGGCCAACCAGGTCACGATCTGGGCGGCACTGCGGGAGATGGGCCTGCAGGCGGTGGCCCCGGAGCAGCGGTTGATGCAGGTAGTGGACGCACCGGCGGCGTGACGATCACAGCACAACCGGAATGGCCGCGGCGGAACGTGCGGTAACATTGTCAACAATCGACCGGTCGTCCGGTGTTGGCATCCGGATCCGCCGCGGTGGTGTCGCAAACCGACGTCGACGAAGGATGGAGCTCCCGGGTGTCGTACACCGCAGGAATTCTCTACCCCGGCTACAGCGCCGAAGACGACTACCCCGCCCTTGAAGGATTGCTCGGTGCGGGCATCCGGCTGCCGCTGGTGCACACCCTGATGCGCGAGGACGCGCACCGGGTCGACGCGCTGCTGGACATCGGTTCGGATGACGTCCTCGCCGACGGCGCCCGGCAGTTGCTGGAGCACCGCGTGCAGTCGGTGATCTGGGCATGCACCAGTGGCAGTTTCGTCTTCGGCTGGCAGGGCGCGCGCGACCAGGTGGAGAAGTTGCAGGCGGTCACCGGCCTGCCGACCTCCAGCACGTCGTTCGCTTTCGTGCACGCCGCGGCCCGGCTGGGACTGCGGCGGGTGGCGGTGGCCGCGACCTACCCCACCGACGTGGCCGCGAAGTTCGTGGAGTTTCTGCAGTCGGCCGACCTGGAGGTGGTCCGGTTGTCCAGCCGGGGCATCATCACCGCCGCCGAGGTGGGCACGCTGGAGCGCGCCGAGGTGCTGGACTTCGCCGCGGCCAACGACGACGACCACGCGGATGCGCTGCTGATGCCGGACACCGCCCTGCACACCGCGGCGTGGCTGGGCGACCTGGAAGATCGGCTCGGCAAGCCGGTGCTCACGGCCAACCAGGTCAGCGCCTGGGAGGCGCTGCGGTTGGCCGGCGACCGCGAGGCGCACGACGGATTGGGAACGCTGTTCCGCAACGGAACAGGAGGGGAGCGCGGTGTATCCCCGGAATGAGGAGATGGTGTCAGGTGCTCGGGACCGAGGAGCAGTACCAGCAGCCGGGTGAGTTAGAGCCGGTGCAGCGCAAGTCGACCGCGGCGATCGTGGCCGATCAGCTGCGGGCGGCGATCATGTACGGGTCGCTGCCGCCGGGCGGTCAGCTCGGCGAGGCCGAACTCGCCGCCCGGCTGGGGGTCAGCCGGGGCCCGCTGCGGGAGGCCATGCAGCGGCTGGTCGCCGAGGGCCTGCTGCGCAGCGAACCGCATCGCGGGCTGTTCGTGATGACCCTGGACGCCGCCGACGTCCACGACATCTACCTGGCCCGGCTGGCGGTGGAGCGTGCCGCGTGCGAGCAGATCGTCCGCCACCACCGGGTGGAGGCGGTGGCGGAGCTGACCGCGGCGCAGAGCCGGATGGTCGCTGCCGCCGGCAAGGGCGATCCGATCGAGTTGGCCGACGCCGACCAGGAGTTCCACGAGACCCTGGTGCGCGTGTCGGGCAGCCCGCGGTTGCAGCGGATGGCGCAGACGTTGCTGGTCGAGAAGCGGATGTGCCTGACGGCCCTACAGGACAAGTACCACGCGGATGTGCAGGCGCTGGTCGATGAGCACAAAGGACTGGTCGACGCGATCGAGTCGGGCGACGAGAAGCTGCTGCTGGATCGGCTCACGGCGCACATGAACGACGCGTTGAACCGCCTCAACGGCTCCATGACGAGCTGACCTTCTCCAGCGGCATAAGCCCGCTCTTGAAGCATCGGAAACCGCTGGGGTGCGGGACTTAGCCGTCACCGCGGCGGTTTCTCGGGGCGCTTTCCCGGCCGGGAAAGCGCCCCGAGGTGTTTCGGTCCGTGTCGTCACAGGCCGCCGACTGCGACGTACTTGACTTCAAGGAACTCATCGATGCCGAACTTGCCGCCCTCGCGGCCCAGTCCGGAGTGCTTGACGCCGCCGAAGGGTGCCGCCGGGTTGGACACGATGCCCTGGTTGAGCCCGACCATGCCGCTCTCCAGCGCCTCCGACACCCGCAGGCCGCGTTGCAGGTCACGGGTGTAGAGGTAGCTGACCAGGCCGTACTCGGTGTCGTTGGCCTGGGCGAGCACGGTGCGCTCGTCGGTGAAGGTGGTGATCGGCGCGACCGGCCCGAAGATCTCCTCCCGGCCCATCCGGGCTTGCGGCGGCACGTTCGTCAGCACGGTCGGCTGGTAGAAGTAGCCTTCGCCGTCGCGGGGGGCGCCACCGGTGACGACCTCGGCGCCGCGCTGCACCGCGTCGGCGACCAGTTCGGTGACCTTGCCCAGCTGGGCGTCGTCGATCAGCGGGCCTACCTGGACCTCGTCGGTGACGCCGCGGCCCACCCGCAGGCCGCTCATCCGCTCGGCCAGCCGCCGGGCGAACTCCTCGGCCACGTCGGCGTGCACGTAGAACCGGTTGGCGGCGGTGCATGCCTCGCCGACGTTGCGCATCTTGGCCAGCATCGCGCCGTCGACCGCGGCGTCGAGGTCGGCGTCGTCGAAGATCAGGAACGGCGCGTTGCCGCCCAGCTCCAGCGATACCTTGAGCACCTGGTCGGCGGATTGCTCGATGAGCTTGCGGCCCACTGCGGTGGAGCCGGTGAACGAGAGCTTGCGGGCGCGGCCATCGCGGATCATCGGCTCCATCAGCTTGCCCGCGCTGCGCGAGGTCACCACGTTGAGGACGCCGTCGGGCAGCCCGGCCTCGATGAGGATCTCGGCCAGTGCCAGCATCGACAACGGTGTCTGGTGCGCCGGCTTGATCACCGAGGTGCAGCCGGCCGCGATGGCCGGGCCGATCTTGCGGGTGCCCATCGCCATCGGGAAGTTCCACGGCGTGATCAGCAGCGATGGGCCGACCGGCTGGCGCGTCACCAGGAACCGGCCGCTGCCGTTGGGCGCCACCGCATAGTCGCCGCCGATGCGCACGGCCTCCTCGGAGAACCAGCGGAAGAACTCCGCGGCGTAGGTGACCTCGGCGCGCGACTCGGCCAGCGGCTTGCCCATCTCCAAGGTCATCAACAGCGCGAGGTCCTCACGCCGCTGCATGATCAGCTCGAAGGCGCGGCGCAGGATCTCGCCGCGTTCGCGGGGTGGGTGCTTGGCCCACTGCGGCTGGGTGTCGGCCGCGGCCGCCAGCGCGGCCAGGCCATCCTGCGGGGAGGCGTCCGCGACCGAGCACAGCGCCCGGCCGGTGGAGGGGTCTTCGACCTCGTAGCTGCGGTCCCCATCGGCATCGCGCCATTTGCCGCCGATGAGCAGCTGTTTGGGCGCGGCGTCGACGACGAGGGCTTCTCTGGGGTGCTGTTCGGTTGAGATTGTCATGGCTACGGCGAACCCTTCTGCCTCTGTGGTGGACAGCGACGCTCGGTGATGGTTGCATGTCAGCGGAGATTGTCAACAATCCTACATTCCGCATGCCTCACAGCTTGGAGTCGATCATGGCTGAGCTCTCGCCGGTGCTGAAGCAGGCCACGCCGGTCCTGGCCGCTCGCGGCGAAGGTGTCTACCTCTACGACGAGCAGGACCGCCGTTACCTGGACTTCACCGCCGGGATCGGGGTCACCAGCACGGGTCACTGCCACCCGCGCGTGGTCGAGGCGGCCCAGCATCAGGTGGGTACCCTCATCCACGGCCAGTACACGACCGTGATGCACCGGCCGCTGCTGCGGTTGACCGAACGCCTCGGCGAGGTGCTGCCGGCGGGCCTGGACCGCCTGTTCTACGTCAACTCCGGCAGCGAAGCGGTGGAAGCGTCGGTGCGCCTGGCCCGCCAGGCCACCGGGCGGCAGAGCATCGTGGCCTTCCAGGGCGGCTTCCACGGCCGCACGATGGGCGCCGGGTCGCTGACCAGCTCCGGGGTCAAGGTGCGGGCCGGAATCGGCCCGATGATGCCTGGCGTGGTGTTCACCCCGTTCCCGGAGGCATACCGGCACCGCAGCAGTGAGGCCGAGGCGGTGCGCTTCGCGCTGGCCGAGTTCGACCAGATGCTGGTCACCGTCAGCTCGCCGCGCGATACGGCGGCGATCATCGTCGAACCGGTACTCGGTGAGGGCGGCTACATCCCGGCCCCGCCGGAGTTCCTCACCGGCCTGCGCGAACGCGCCGACCGCCACGGCATCCTGCTGATCGTCGACGAGGTACAGACCGGCGTCGGCCGCACCGGCCGGTTCTGGGGCCACGACCACGCCGGGATCCGTCCCGACATCCTGATCACCGCCAAGGGCCTGGCCAGCGGCTTCCCGCTATCGGCCATCGCCGCGCCCGAGGAGTTGATGAGCAAGGCCTGGCCGGGCTCGCAGGGCGGCACCTACGGCGGCAACGCGGTGGCCGCCGCCGCGGCGCTGGCCACCCTCGATGTGGTGCGCGACGAGCGGCTCGTCGAGAACGCCGCCGAGCAGGGTGCCCGGTTGCAGGAGGGCCTGCGCAAGGTGGCCGCCGAGCACCCGGTCATCGGCGACGTGCGCGGGCTGGGACTGATGGTCGGCAATGAGTTCAGCACCTCCGACGGCGCGCCGGACACCGAGACGGCGACCCGCGCCCACCAGGCGGCCGCCAAGCGCGGTTTGCTGCTGCTGACCTGCGGCCCATACGGCAATGTGGTGCGGATGATCCCGCCGCTGATCGTCACCGCCGAGCAGGTCGACGACGCGGTCGCGCTGTGGGCCGAAGCGGTGCAGGACGCCGTCAGCAACTGACCACCCCGGCTGTGGTAGTGGTTGTGAGTTGGCACTCGTGCCCACCACCAGCCGAAACGGGTGGTCGTCTATCACCGTTCGGTAGCGGTGGGTGCTTCCGGCAGGGCCGTCTGGAATGCTGCACGCAACCCGGCGCGTGCGGGACGCGCTGGATCGGACCGACGCAGGTGTGTGCATGAGCGACTGGTCGGCGGGGCAGCCGCCAAGGAGCCGGCGGCCGCAAGGCGGCGGCGACAGGTACGACTACTACCGCGGCGCACGGGGCGGGCCGCCCCCGCAACGGCGCCCGCCGCCCCCGCCCCACCGCGGCCCGCGGCGGCCGGTGGACGAGCCACCGCCCCCGCGCCGGACGAAGAAACGGTGGGGGCGGCGCATCGGCATCGCGCTGGCCGTCCTGGTTCTGTTGCTGGCCGCGCTGGTGATCTACTTCGACAGCACGCTCCAGCGCACCAACGCACTGTCCTTCGACGGGCAGGCCCCGGACTCGGAGGGCACCAACTGGCTGCTGGTCGGGTCCGACAGCCGCGAAGGACTCGACCAAGCGCAGCGGGAGCAACTGTCGGCCGGTGATGCCGCCGGCCGTCGCACCGACACCATGATGCTGGTGCACATCCCCAGCAGCGGTGGCCAGCCGGCCATGATCAGCCTGCCTCGTGACTCCTATGTCTCCATCCCCGGCCACGGCAGGACCAAGCTCAACTCGGCGTTCTCCTTCGGCGGTCCGCAGCTGCTGGCGCAGACCGTCGAGCAAGCCACCGGGGTGCACATCGACCACTACGCCGAGATCGGTTTCGGCGGGTTCTCCGACCTGGTCGATGCCGTCGGCGGGGTGGAGATGTGCCTGGACCAGCCGATGAACGACGACATGGCCAACGTGCATCTGCCGCCCGGTTGCCAGGAGCTGGACGGGCCGCAGGCGCTGGGCTTCGTCCGGGCCCGCTACTCGCTCAAGGGCGGTGACCTCGAACGGGCGGAGAACCAGCGCAAACTGCTGGGCGCGCTGGTCCACAAGGCCACCAGCCCGGCGACGCTGGTCAACCCGTTCCGGCTGTTCCCGCTGGCCTCCGGTGCCAGCAAGACGTTCCTGGTCAACGACGACGACCATCTGTGGCACCTGGCGTCGCTGGCGCTGGCGATGGGTGACATCAGCGGTGGCCAGGGCGTGACCACCAGCGTGCCCTTCGGCCGCTTCGGCCAGGACTCCGATGGCGGCTCGGTGATCATCTGGGACAAGGACGGCGCCAGCCGGATGTTCGAGGCGATCGCCAAGGACCAACCGATCCCACCGGACCTGCTCAAAAAGTAGCGCACGCGCAAACGATGCGGGCCGCCCCGGAAAGCCGGGGCGGCCCGCATCGCCGTTGGGAGGGACGGTCAGGAGATGAATCGCGTGAGCTGCTTGGTGTTGCCGTTGAAGACGTCCTGCCCACCGGGCAGCGGGCCGTTATTGCTGTTCTGCCAGATGGTGTGGAAAGCCCAGCCGGCCGGCAGCGCGCCGATGTCCGGACCGTAGCGGGCGATCCACAGCGGATTGTTGCGCGCGAAGTCCGGATTGGACGCGGTGCAGCGGTTCCACCAGTCGGTGGTGGTGTAGATGACCGGGAAGCGCCCGGTCCGGGCGTGGTATGTGTTGCTGAACTCGGCGATCCAGCGCGACATCGCGGCCGCGTCCAGCCCGTAGCAGCCGTCACCGTAGGGGTTGTACTCGATATCGAGCGCTCCCGGCAGGGTGCGGCCGCCGGCGCCCCAGTCACCGCCGTTGTCGACGAAGAAGTTGGCCTGGTCAATACCGTTGGAGCGATCCGGTAGCCCGAAATGGTAGGCGCCGCGGACCATGCCGACGTCGTGGGAGCCGTTGTACTGCTGGGCAAACCGGTTGTTGCGGAACCCGGTGCCCTCGGTGGCCTTGATGTAGGCGAACCGGGCCCCGGCGGCCCAGGCCTTGGGCCAGTCGATATCGCCTTGGTGGCCGCTGACGTCCATTCCGGACAGCGCGCCCGCAGGCCGGCCGCGTTGCTGGCCGCCGTCGCCTTCCACGCTGTAACCCGCCCACGCGCCGTTGGGGTCCTTGGGGTTGAGCAGCGGCGCGCTGCGCGGCTCGCCGCGTGGTTGGTCGGCGTGGGCGGTGCCGCCGAACAGGGTCACCGTGGTGATCAACGCGGCCAGCAACGTCGGCGTCCTACGTGGACGGCGAGAAACGTTGCGGGTTCGGCGTCGCCGGTGGTCGCTGTCGACGGGACCGCCGAATTTGCAGAGCACTGCACTCGCCTCCTCACCAACATGGGCATCGTCGTCGAGTGGGCCCGGGCCGTCCGGGTATCGGACCGGGTGGTGCCGCGGATCTTGGCGTTCGGAGGATAACCCGCTAAGTGGGGGCGCGCTGTGTTCTGCCGCGGCGTTTCGCCGGGTTCGACCCGTGCGGGCAAAGTGCCACCCTCCACTGTGGTGACGCGCGTGATCCAGATCTCACGATTGGAGAATCCGCGGCCGGTCGGGTAGTTCTCGGGCATGGCGAAGCGAACAGGCGATTCCGGAGCGGGGCGGTACCGGCATCGGCGGCCGGGTGATCGCGGGCGCGACGACCGGCCGGGCGGTGATCGCGGCGATGAGCAGACGCTGCGGCAGGAACTGCGTGCCATGCACGGCGCGAGTTACGGCCGCTACAAGTCGTTGAGCGGCCGCTGGTCCTTCGGCGGGTTCACCCTGGAGGTCCAGCGTGTGCAGCCCGACCCCTACGCGCCGGCCAGCCGCTGCGAGGTCCGGGTGGATCCGGCGGTCGCGGGTTTCCCCGAGCACCTGTGGTCGACTCCGGTACGGGCGCGGGCGCTGGCCGGCTACCTGGTGCGAGCGGCGCACCGCAGGCTCGGCGACAGCCGGTTGCGGGTGGACGCCGGCAGGCAGGAGGTGCTGGACCGAAGTGCCTGCCAACTGGTGGACGGCGTGGTGGTGCTCCGGCTGGGCATCGATCTGCCGGGCCGGGGCCGCACCATCGACGGCAGGCAGGCCGAGCAGGCGTTGTGCGATGAGTTGCCGGACGCGGTGCAAGCGGCGTTGCGATGGGCGACCGCCGAGCAGGGGCGGTTGCAGGAGTTCGTGCACTCCATTGAGGACACTGATGCGCTGCGCCGGATGCTCCCGCAACTGGGACTGGTGGCCTTCGTCGCCGACGGCGCGATGCTGCCCCGGCGCAGCGGGGTCGACGAGCGTCCCCTGGTCGACGGGGTGCCGTTCGCCTCCCCGGAGTCGATGCGGGTCGAGGTCGAGCTGCCCAACCGGGGCCGGGTGAGCGGCATGGGGGTGCCCGAGGGGATCATGCTGATCGTCGGCGGCGGTTTCCACGGCAAGTCGACGCTGCTGCGGGCTTTGGAGTTCGGCGTGTACGACCACGTGCCCGGGGACGGCCGGGAGCTGGTGGTGTGCCGGGAGGACACGGTCAAGGTGCGTGCTGAGGACGGGCGGCGGGTCCACCGGGTGGATGTCAGCCCGTTCGTCAGCCATCTGCCCACCGGGGCGGACACCTCGGATTTCTCAACCGACAACGCCTCCGGCTCCACCTCGCAGGCAGCGGCGATCGTGGAAGCGGTAGAGGCCGGCGCGAAGGTGCTGCTGGTCGACGAGGACACCGCGGCGACGAACCTGATGATCCGGGATGCCCGGATGCAGGCGCTGGTGGCCAAGGAGGCCGAGCCGCTGACGCCGTTCGTGGACCTGATCCGGCCATTGCGGGCGGTGCATGGTGTGTCGACGGTGCTGGTGATGGGTGGCTCGGGGGACTACATGGACGTCGCCGACACGGTGCTGATGCTCGACGCCTACCACGCCCGCGACGTCACCGCTCGCGCCAAGGAGCTGGCCGCGGCTCCCACCGGCCGTCATTCCGAGGCTGAGACGTTCCCGTCGTTGCGCCACCGCGTGGCGGATCCGCGTTCGATCCCCACCGAGCGGCCGAAGGTCCGCGCTCGCGGGGTGGACGCGCTGACCCTGGGGGAGTCCACTGTGGAGCTTCGTGGGGTGGAGCAGTTGGTGGACCCGGCCCAGGTCACCGGGATCGGGCTGGCGCTGGTCAGCTGTGCGCGGCGCGGGGTGCTGGACGGCGCCCGCACCGTCGCGGAGGTGCTCGACGCATTCGCCGCCGACGTGCGCAGGCGCGGAATCGCCGCGGTCGACGAGCATTACGTGGGCGACTTCGCGGTGCCGCGGCGTTTCGAGCTGGCTGCGGCGCTGAACCGGCTCCGGGTGCTGCGGGTCGCCGGCTTTCGCACGTGAGGAGGTTTGCCCACCGGTGCCGGGCGGGCATCATCGGGACGAGTGGTTTCCTCCGATGTGCTGCCGCGTGCATGCGCGGCGGACGGGAGGCGGGCGATGCCTCGGATGAGTTTCCCGGAACGGACCACCGCCGGTTATGCCGACCGCAGGCACGCCGGGCGGGTCTTGGCCCAGCGGATGACCGGCCTGGATCTGGTCGATCCCGTGGTGTTCGGACTGGCCAGGGGTGGGGTGCCGGTGGCCGCCGAGGTGGCGCGGTCGCTGGCGGCACCACTGCGGGTGTGCGTGGCCCGCAAGATCGGTGCGCCGAGCCAGCCGGAGTTGGCGGTCGGCGCGGTGACCGCCGACGGCCCGGCCAGCTACGACCCGCGGCTGGTGCGCTCGTTCCACCTCGACGAGCAGACCCTGCAGGCCGCCTGCGAGCGGGAGCGCGCTGAGGCGCGACGCCGGGAGCGGTTGTTCCAGCGCGGCCAGCCGCTGCCGCTGGCCGGGCGCGATGTGGTGCTGGTCGACGACGGTCTGGCCACCGGTGCGACGGCCCGCGCTGCGGTGCGGATGCTGCGTGAGGCAGCGCCGCGCAGCGTGGTGCTGGCCGTTCCGGTGGGCTCACCGGAAGCGGTCACCGCGTTGCGCAAGGAAGCCGATGTGGTGGTGTGCATCCTGCAACCGGTCGGCTTCGCCGCCGTGGGGCAGTGGTACCGGGACTTCAGCGCCACGACTGACGAGGAGATCTACGAGATCCTGCGCGACTTCGACTGACCGGGCTCCCCAGTTGGCGGCGGGCTGGGAGCATGGGTTTTGATAAATCTCGTCATTTCAGTGTGAACTAAAGTCAGTACACCAGGACAACCCTCACCAACCGAAGGCCGGGACACGATAGCCTCGGCAGGACCTCCTCCTGCGCTGGAATTTCGGGTGGTGTTGTGCCACCGGTTGGGGGGCTTCGGGCGCGCCGGGGTGGAGGTAGGTGTCCGTCTCGGGTTGATTGGTTCGTTATGACTGCCGCTGGACATTCCGACAACACGCCGACGCAGGCGGGTAGGCACACGCCACCTAGGCGGTCGGGGACGAGACGGAGTGCCGATTCCGGCGAGTCGGGCTATTCGGCCGAGGTGGCCTGGCAGGTGGGCGAGGCGACATCGGCGCTGGGTGATCGGCTGCGGGACCCGGCGGTGCCGCACACCGTCGAGGAGATCGAGAAGGTCGTGCGCGGGTTCTCGATGACGGTCGAGGGCATGGCCACCGGTGTCGGCGGGGTGACCGAGTGGTTGCGGGCGGCCGGGCACGCCGGCCCGCTGTCGGGGTACGCCAGCGTGATGACGGAGCGGTTGTCGCACATCGGCAAGGAACTGGCCCGGTTGGCCGAGGCGATCGAGCAGGCGCAGAAGCGCGCGAGCTGAGTCCGGATTGCGGCCAGACCTTTGAAGTTAGTTACGCTAACAACTTAGACTGGCGGGGTGACCGCCGCCGATCTTTCCCGCGTTGAGACCAGTGAGCTGGTCGGAACGGGTGAACGGCGGTTGTCGCGGGCGCTGGTGCTCACGATCGCTTTCGGGGCCGTGCTGCAGGCGCTGAACGCTT
The sequence above is a segment of the Saccharopolyspora phatthalungensis genome. Coding sequences within it:
- a CDS encoding maleate cis-trans isomerase family protein, whose protein sequence is MPPDFLGAVSGPEPQRGVGVIAPFDLALDRELWRWTPATVSLYVTRTAFVPVPVTVEQASLVSDEASVHGATRDLLVPEPEVVAYACTSGSFVNGATGERGLVEVMLQAGAPAAVTASGALVQALHMLDIDRISIATPYVESVTERLHGFLGEHGIDVVTSVGLGLLGQIWKVNYRQVVDIVRSADRPEAEAMFISCTNLPTYDIIGPLERELGKPVLTANQVTIWAALREMGLQAVAPEQRLMQVVDAPAA
- a CDS encoding D-2-hydroxyacid dehydrogenase, which gives rise to MINRNPTVVVLHGGKPPAEMARIEAHASLRYAADDELPAALPGTDVLFVWDFRTEAVADAWPYADALRWVHAASAGVDRLLFPALQESQVLLTNSRGVFDRPMAEYVLGTVLTFAKDMHTTLRLQDRKQWRHRVTERVAGKNALVVGTGPIGRAIARQLSAAGLSVAGVGRVGRSGDPDFGDVHASGDLVHVIGAFDYVVLAAPLTDQTKGLIDAEILAHFRATARLINVGRGELVVENDLVDALRAEQLAGAALDVFETEPLPQTSPLWEMPNVLVSPHMSGDTVGWVDELVDLFLDNLRSYTEGTQLRNVVDKQRGYVSGTEH
- a CDS encoding aspartate aminotransferase family protein, whose protein sequence is MAELSPVLKQATPVLAARGEGVYLYDEQDRRYLDFTAGIGVTSTGHCHPRVVEAAQHQVGTLIHGQYTTVMHRPLLRLTERLGEVLPAGLDRLFYVNSGSEAVEASVRLARQATGRQSIVAFQGGFHGRTMGAGSLTSSGVKVRAGIGPMMPGVVFTPFPEAYRHRSSEAEAVRFALAEFDQMLVTVSSPRDTAAIIVEPVLGEGGYIPAPPEFLTGLRERADRHGILLIVDEVQTGVGRTGRFWGHDHAGIRPDILITAKGLASGFPLSAIAAPEELMSKAWPGSQGGTYGGNAVAAAAALATLDVVRDERLVENAAEQGARLQEGLRKVAAEHPVIGDVRGLGLMVGNEFSTSDGAPDTETATRAHQAAAKRGLLLLTCGPYGNVVRMIPPLIVTAEQVDDAVALWAEAVQDAVSN
- a CDS encoding maleate cis-trans isomerase family protein encodes the protein MSYTAGILYPGYSAEDDYPALEGLLGAGIRLPLVHTLMREDAHRVDALLDIGSDDVLADGARQLLEHRVQSVIWACTSGSFVFGWQGARDQVEKLQAVTGLPTSSTSFAFVHAAARLGLRRVAVAATYPTDVAAKFVEFLQSADLEVVRLSSRGIITAAEVGTLERAEVLDFAAANDDDHADALLMPDTALHTAAWLGDLEDRLGKPVLTANQVSAWEALRLAGDREAHDGLGTLFRNGTGGERGVSPE
- a CDS encoding DUF3830 family protein, encoding MPRYLSITLEKRGVSCVAELLDKDAPRTCEAVWQALPQVGPVHHAKYARNEIYTMVPRFAAEEPGQENPTVTPIPGDVVYFSFHGGMLDREFKEEKNIHELPGVIDLAIFYGRNNLLLNGDVGWVPGNVYASIVEGLDRMAEACNDVWRSGSVGETLRYDRYQG
- a CDS encoding NAD-dependent succinate-semialdehyde dehydrogenase, which codes for MTISTEQHPREALVVDAAPKQLLIGGKWRDADGDRSYEVEDPSTGRALCSVADASPQDGLAALAAAADTQPQWAKHPPRERGEILRRAFELIMQRREDLALLMTLEMGKPLAESRAEVTYAAEFFRWFSEEAVRIGGDYAVAPNGSGRFLVTRQPVGPSLLITPWNFPMAMGTRKIGPAIAAGCTSVIKPAHQTPLSMLALAEILIEAGLPDGVLNVVTSRSAGKLMEPMIRDGRARKLSFTGSTAVGRKLIEQSADQVLKVSLELGGNAPFLIFDDADLDAAVDGAMLAKMRNVGEACTAANRFYVHADVAEEFARRLAERMSGLRVGRGVTDEVQVGPLIDDAQLGKVTELVADAVQRGAEVVTGGAPRDGEGYFYQPTVLTNVPPQARMGREEIFGPVAPITTFTDERTVLAQANDTEYGLVSYLYTRDLQRGLRVSEALESGMVGLNQGIVSNPAAPFGGVKHSGLGREGGKFGIDEFLEVKYVAVGGL
- a CDS encoding GntR family transcriptional regulator codes for the protein MLGTEEQYQQPGELEPVQRKSTAAIVADQLRAAIMYGSLPPGGQLGEAELAARLGVSRGPLREAMQRLVAEGLLRSEPHRGLFVMTLDAADVHDIYLARLAVERAACEQIVRHHRVEAVAELTAAQSRMVAAAGKGDPIELADADQEFHETLVRVSGSPRLQRMAQTLLVEKRMCLTALQDKYHADVQALVDEHKGLVDAIESGDEKLLLDRLTAHMNDALNRLNGSMTS